The genomic window ATGTGCCCGAGGTGCTGCAAGGCGTTGAGTTGCACACCCTGGACATGGGCTTGCTGCAGGCCGGTGCCAGCGTCAAGGGCGAGTTCGAGAACCGTCTGAAGAACGTGATCGACGAGGTGAAGAAGAGCCCGCACCCGATCATCCTGTTCATCGACGAAGCCCACACCATGATTGGCGCCGGCGGTACCGCTGGCCAGAACGATGCCGCCAACCTGCTCAAGCCGGCACTGGCGCGCGGCGAGCTGCGCACCATCGCCGCAACCACCTGGAGCGAGTACAAGAAGTACTTTGAAAAGGACGCCGCCCTGGCGCGCCGCTTCCAGGTAGTGAAGGTGGAAGAGCCCAGCGAAGTGCTGGCCGCCGCGATGTTGCGTGGCATGGTCAGCCTGATGGAAGCCCACTTCGGTATCCGCGTGCTCGACGAAGCAGTGACGGAGGCCGTGCGCCTGTCACACCGTTACATCAGCGGCCGGCAGCTGCCGGACAAGGCTGTCAGCGTGCTGGATACCGCCTGTGCCAAGGTCGCCCTTGGGCAGAGTGCGACTCCGGCCATCATCGAAGACACCCGCAAGCATCTGGATCGGATCGAGGCCGAACTGGCCGCCTTGCAGCGCGAGACTGCCGGCGGCAGCACCCAGCACGAAGAGCGTCTGGCCGAACTGAAGGCGCAGCAGCTTGAAGCACAGGCAGTGTTGGCCAGCAACGAGCAGCGCTTGAGCGTTGAGCGTGAGCTGGCTGGGCGTGTTGCTGCCCTGCGCCAGCAGCTGGAGCAGGGCGTGGCGAGCGAGGGCGATTCGGAAGCAGCTGCGGAAGGTCAGGCAGACGTCGCTGTGGCCAAGGTTGCCGGCAAACGCGGCAAGGCCGCTCGCGAGCTGTCACCGCAGCATGCGGAGCTTGCGAAGCTGCAGGCCGAACTACGCGAACTGCAGGGCGAGACGCCGATGGTGCCGCTGCAGGTGGACGGCACTGTGGTCGCCGAGATTGTATCGGCGTGGACCGGTGTGCCGCTGGGGCGCATGGTCAAGGATGAAATCCGCACCATCCGCTCGCTTGGCACGCTGCTGGAAGAACGTGTCATCGGCCAGGACCACGCACTCGACGCCATCGCCCAGCGCGTGCGTACCGCAACCGCCAAGTTGGAAGACCCGAACAAGCCGCGCGGTGTGTTCATGTTCGTTGGGTCGTCGGGTGTGGGCAAGACCGAGACCGCCTTGGCGCTGGCCGACATCCTCTATGGCGGTGAGCGCAAGCTGATCACCATCAATATGAGCGAGTACCAGGAAGCGCATAGTGTGTCCGGCCTGAAGGGCTCACCCCCGGGTTACGTGGGCTACGGTGAAGGTGGCGTGCTTACCGAGGCTGTACGTCGCAACCCCTATAGCGTGGTGCTGCTGGACGAAGTTGAGAAGGCGCACCCGGATGTTCTGGAAATGTTCTTCCAGGTGTTCGACAAGGGCGTGATGGATGACGCTGAAGGCCGCGAGATCGATTTCCGCAATACCTTGATCATCCTCACGTCCAACATCGGCTCCTCGCAGATCATGCAGTCCTGCCTGAACAAGCCGGCTGAGGAGATCCCCGCTGCGGACGCGCTTGCCGAAGCGCTGCGCCCGATCCTGATGCGCAGCTTCAAGCCTGCCTTCCTTGGCCGCTTGAAGGTAGTGCCTTACTACCCGATCAGCGACGACGTGCTGGTACGCATCATCACCCTCAAGCTTGGCCGCATACGTGACCGCGTCAGTGCCAACCACAAGGCGGCTTTCAGCTGGGATGACGGTCTGGTTGAAGCCGTGCTGGCGCGCTGCACCGAAGTCGATTCGGGCGCGCGCAATGTGGACCACATCCTCAACGGCACCTTGCTGCCGGAGATCGCAGAGAACGTGTTGACGGCCATGGCCGAAGGCACACGCATCAACAGCATCAAAGTCAGCGCCGGCAAGAAGGGCGACTTCAAATACAAAGTTTCTTGATTACGGACGAAGGAGAACAACATGGATTTCTACGGATTTGACCGCAAAGCAGCACTGAGCCACTGCGACAGCCTGGAGCTGGGCCTGGGGCGCGACCTGGACCGCGTACGCGCGTGGAACCGCCTGCGTCCGGAGCACATCATCGAACTGCTGGACAGCGCCGTACCGGCTGCACGACAGGATGCACGCAACGTGGCCGCCCAGATCAGCCGCGGCTCCTGGCGTATCCACATGGACAGCGCACCGGTAGGCAAGCCGCAGCTGGTGAGCAACGTACGTGAAGTGCTGATTGCCGCCGGCGGCCGCGACTACCGCCTGCATATCAGCGAAGGCGTTCGCCTGCGCCTTGAGGAAATTGTGCAGAGCGCTTGATCGTCAGGTAACAACGTCATCCCGGTGCTGGCGGGCACCGGGAATGGCGGCAGCGAATGTTTGCATCAACCGTTTTCAGTCCGGAGCGTAGTGCGCACTGCGCTCCATGAAGGCAGATCAACACCATGGATTTGGTAAACAACGTATTGGCAGCCCTGGCTGGGCCAGCACAGACACAACGCTTCCTGCGGCTGCATACCGCGCTGGGCAGCGAGGTGCTGATTGCCGAAACCCTGGATGGCATCGAGCAGATCGACGGCATCGGCTTTCAATGGACGATCACTGCGCTGTCGGTTGACGCAGGTGTGCAGCTGCAGCCGCTGATCGGTCAGGCTGCGCTGCTGCAATTGCAGCAGGCAGACGGCAGCCATCGGCCATTGCACGGACGCATCACTGCCGCCGAGCGTATTGGTAGCAACGGCGGGCTCGCCCGCTATCGCCTGCGCCTGCAACCATGGCTGGCGTTTCTGTCGCAGCGCGTGGACAGCTATGTGTTCCACGACAAGACCGTGGTCGAGATTGTCGAAGACATCTTCGCGGACTACGAAGGCGTGGCACCGGAGTGGCGCTGGCTGCTGAACGATGCCAGCCAATACGCCAAGCGCAGCTTGACCACGCAGTACCAGGAGAGTGACCTGGCTTTCGTACAGCGTCTGCTGGCCGAAGAGGGCATCTTCTATTGGTTCGAACACGAAGGCAATGCCGATGCATCCGCCTTCGGCAAGCACACGTTGGTGCTAGCTGACCACAGCCACGACGTCACCGATCTGGGCAGCGTGCGCTTTCACCGCAGTGATGAAACCGAGCGAAGCGACAGCATCCAGCAATGGCAGGAGCGGCGCAGCTGGTCCACGGCAAAGGTGGAGCGCGCCACCTGGGACTACCGCAGCCTGGAACGGCGGCAAGCCAGCGCTGAGGCAGAGCAGGGCAGCGGGCTTGGTATCGTCGATCAGGACACCAGCGGGCCATACGGTTGGCAGGACAATGCCCGTGGCCAACGCCGAGCGCAGCAGCATCTGGATGCATTGCGGGTGCGTTCGCACCTGATCGAAGGCGCTGGCCAATGGCGTGCTCTCGCACCCGGCGCGAAGCTCGCGTTGTCGCAGCATCCCCAGGTGGCCGGCGACGCCGGCTTCCTCTGCATTTCGGTACGTCACCAGGCGCGCAACAACCTCGACGCCGAGGTATTCGACGCGCTGGAGCAGACGCTGGGCCCAATCAATCAGCGCTCACTGGCGCTGCCGGCCGCCTTGGCTGGCATCAGCAATGGCGCCGAGCGCAACGACATCGACACCGGCTTCTACGACAACCAGTTCGCAGTAATTCCGGCCGAGGTCATCTACCGCCCGCAGACCGAAGATGGCCACGGCGTGCACCTGCACCCACGGCCCAGCATTACCGGCACCCTGAGCGCGATTGTGGTCAGCGACGGCGCTCCCTTGCTCTCTGATCGCGACCACCGCATCAAAGTGCAGTTCCCGTGGCAGCGCGGCGGCAACGCCAGCAATGGCCTCTCGCACCCCGCAGGTGACGATAATGCGCCCGCCGATGGCAAGGCCTGGACCTGGGTACGCGTGATGACACCGTGGGCAGGTGACAACTGGGGCGGCGTGGTCTTGCCACGGCGTGGTCAGGAAGTGCTGGTTGCGTTTTTGGAAGGCGACATCGACCGGCCGGTGATAGTCGGCGCGCTCTACAACGGCCGCGGCCAACAGGATGCACAACACAATCAGCTCAACAGCGCCGGCGCAAACGCTACCGGCAATGCCGCGGCATGGTTCGAGGGCAACGATCACGCAGCGGTGTATACCGGCTTCAAGAGCCAGGCGCTGGCAGAGAGCCAAAGTGGCACCGGTGGCTACCAGCAGCTGCGCTTCGACGACACGCCCGGGCAAGGCCGCGCTCAGCTGTCGACAACGCAACACGACACGACGCTAACGCTCGGACACATCAAAGGCGGTAGTGACAATGTGCGCGACGGCGAACGCGGTTTCGGTGTCGAACTCTCCACCCAGGCACACGGTAGCCTGCGCGCCGGCCGTGGCCTGCTGCTGACAACAGAGGAAGGCACACCGCAGATGGCGGCGCCGCAGGCCATCGCACAGCTGCAGCAAGGCCACGACCTGCTCAAAAGCCTTGCCGATTCGGCAGCAGATCAAACCGCGCAGCTACCCAAAGATCCCGCCGAACTGCCCATCGATCAAACCCTGGCCGAACTGCAGGAACAACTGAAAGCAACGCACAGTGGCAGCGCTGGCAGCATCAGTGGTGGCGATGGCGAAGCACCCGGTTGGAGCGCGCCGGTATTACTTGGCAGCGGCGTAGCCGGCGTAATGAGCCTGACCCCGGCTGATCAGGCCTGGGTAAGCGGCACCCACACCTTGCTCAGCAGCGGCGTTGCCTTGAACTGGATGACGCAAGGCTCACTCAGCCTGGCTGTCGCCCAAGGCTTGGTGCTTTACACGGTAGGCAGCGAAGCCAGCAAAGACAGCCCGAATCAGGAACGCGGCATCGCTCTGCACGCAGCACAAGGCAAGGTGAGTGCACGTGCGCATGAGAGCCAAGCCACGATCGCAGCGAAAACCAATGTTCGCATCGCCAGCACTGAAGCCAACATCGAGATGGCCGCGCCAAGCAAGCATCTGCTGGCTACTGCGGCCGGTGCTTACATTCGGATTGAAGG from Stenotrophomonas nitritireducens includes these protein-coding regions:
- the tssH gene encoding type VI secretion system ATPase TssH, yielding MSINLKTLISKLDDTCRQATQRAANLCMARGNYEVDLEHLFLALLEQPKSDFVLIAQRSGISPESLERDLSDEISQFKTGNTRTPVFSQHLPALFEHAWLIASLDSETTRIRSGHLLLALLTEPDLAQLAYRGSKLFVRFKREELKHDFAKLTEGSQEAQTVRFADASATGESAGEDADAVPGEAKGGLSKTPALDQFTTNLTQRARDGKIDPVIGRDGEIRQVIDILMRRRQNNPILTGEAGVGKTAVVEGLARRIAEKDVPEVLQGVELHTLDMGLLQAGASVKGEFENRLKNVIDEVKKSPHPIILFIDEAHTMIGAGGTAGQNDAANLLKPALARGELRTIAATTWSEYKKYFEKDAALARRFQVVKVEEPSEVLAAAMLRGMVSLMEAHFGIRVLDEAVTEAVRLSHRYISGRQLPDKAVSVLDTACAKVALGQSATPAIIEDTRKHLDRIEAELAALQRETAGGSTQHEERLAELKAQQLEAQAVLASNEQRLSVERELAGRVAALRQQLEQGVASEGDSEAAAEGQADVAVAKVAGKRGKAARELSPQHAELAKLQAELRELQGETPMVPLQVDGTVVAEIVSAWTGVPLGRMVKDEIRTIRSLGTLLEERVIGQDHALDAIAQRVRTATAKLEDPNKPRGVFMFVGSSGVGKTETALALADILYGGERKLITINMSEYQEAHSVSGLKGSPPGYVGYGEGGVLTEAVRRNPYSVVLLDEVEKAHPDVLEMFFQVFDKGVMDDAEGREIDFRNTLIILTSNIGSSQIMQSCLNKPAEEIPAADALAEALRPILMRSFKPAFLGRLKVVPYYPISDDVLVRIITLKLGRIRDRVSANHKAAFSWDDGLVEAVLARCTEVDSGARNVDHILNGTLLPEIAENVLTAMAEGTRINSIKVSAGKKGDFKYKVS
- a CDS encoding type VI secretion system Vgr family protein yields the protein MDLVNNVLAALAGPAQTQRFLRLHTALGSEVLIAETLDGIEQIDGIGFQWTITALSVDAGVQLQPLIGQAALLQLQQADGSHRPLHGRITAAERIGSNGGLARYRLRLQPWLAFLSQRVDSYVFHDKTVVEIVEDIFADYEGVAPEWRWLLNDASQYAKRSLTTQYQESDLAFVQRLLAEEGIFYWFEHEGNADASAFGKHTLVLADHSHDVTDLGSVRFHRSDETERSDSIQQWQERRSWSTAKVERATWDYRSLERRQASAEAEQGSGLGIVDQDTSGPYGWQDNARGQRRAQQHLDALRVRSHLIEGAGQWRALAPGAKLALSQHPQVAGDAGFLCISVRHQARNNLDAEVFDALEQTLGPINQRSLALPAALAGISNGAERNDIDTGFYDNQFAVIPAEVIYRPQTEDGHGVHLHPRPSITGTLSAIVVSDGAPLLSDRDHRIKVQFPWQRGGNASNGLSHPAGDDNAPADGKAWTWVRVMTPWAGDNWGGVVLPRRGQEVLVAFLEGDIDRPVIVGALYNGRGQQDAQHNQLNSAGANATGNAAAWFEGNDHAAVYTGFKSQALAESQSGTGGYQQLRFDDTPGQGRAQLSTTQHDTTLTLGHIKGGSDNVRDGERGFGVELSTQAHGSLRAGRGLLLTTEEGTPQMAAPQAIAQLQQGHDLLKSLADSAADQTAQLPKDPAELPIDQTLAELQEQLKATHSGSAGSISGGDGEAPGWSAPVLLGSGVAGVMSLTPADQAWVSGTHTLLSSGVALNWMTQGSLSLAVAQGLVLYTVGSEASKDSPNQERGIALHAAQGKVSARAHESQATIAAKTNVRIASTEANIEMAAPSKHLLATAAGAYIRIEGDNIELGAPGKIEFKASQRDWVGPAGASAMAQVPSGQGKGCAERIREAAISGAALV